In a genomic window of Halobiforma lacisalsi AJ5:
- a CDS encoding saccharopine dehydrogenase family protein, translating into MSTIDRTHDIVVWGATGVAGRLVADHLTEQYTPDDLSLALGGRDETRLRELEATLVRQRSDWEEIPILVGDATDRESLDAIAEATRVVCTTVGPYTKYGTPVVEACISAGTDYCDLTGEINWVREMIDRYHDDAVNAGARIVHSCGFDSIPADLGTKLVQSFAIDEFGTPCELVRIYLEDGRGGVSGGTMASAVELFRAASTDPVARQTLRNPYSLAPPGERDGVDPGTQSLPRNDALRGEWTAPSPMAVVNERVIRRSNALLGYPWGREFECRESVPIGPGLVGMAGASAVTAGVGLATAGLAFGPTREALRRFVFPDPGEGPTREEIESGYFTVRVLGRGTAPDGPFVVEGRIGADRDPGYGATAKMLGEAAMCLACEEIDSPLEGGVLTPASGIGDPLADRLRRAGLVVEVGEWDRTA; encoded by the coding sequence GTGTCGACCATTGACCGAACACACGATATCGTCGTCTGGGGTGCAACCGGCGTCGCCGGCCGTCTCGTCGCCGACCACCTCACCGAACAGTACACGCCGGACGACCTCTCGCTCGCGCTCGGCGGTCGCGACGAGACGCGGCTTCGCGAACTGGAGGCGACGCTCGTACGCCAGCGCTCCGACTGGGAGGAGATTCCGATCCTCGTCGGCGATGCGACGGATCGGGAGAGCCTGGACGCCATCGCCGAAGCGACCCGCGTCGTCTGTACGACCGTCGGGCCGTACACGAAGTACGGCACGCCGGTCGTCGAGGCGTGTATCTCCGCCGGAACGGACTACTGCGACCTCACCGGCGAAATCAACTGGGTCCGCGAGATGATCGACCGGTACCACGACGATGCGGTCAATGCGGGCGCTCGTATCGTTCACAGTTGCGGGTTCGACTCGATCCCCGCCGACCTCGGGACGAAGCTCGTCCAGTCGTTCGCCATCGACGAGTTCGGGACCCCCTGTGAGCTGGTTCGGATCTACCTCGAGGACGGGCGCGGCGGGGTAAGCGGTGGAACGATGGCGAGCGCCGTCGAACTGTTCCGGGCCGCGTCCACCGATCCGGTCGCCCGGCAGACGCTTCGGAACCCGTATTCGCTGGCGCCGCCGGGCGAGCGCGACGGCGTCGACCCCGGCACACAGTCCCTTCCGAGGAACGACGCGCTACGGGGGGAGTGGACGGCTCCGTCGCCGATGGCGGTCGTGAACGAGCGGGTGATCAGACGGAGCAACGCCTTACTCGGATATCCCTGGGGCCGCGAGTTCGAGTGCAGGGAGTCCGTGCCCATCGGACCGGGTCTCGTCGGCATGGCCGGTGCAAGCGCCGTCACAGCCGGAGTCGGGCTCGCGACCGCCGGGCTGGCCTTCGGGCCGACGCGGGAAGCCCTCCGTCGGTTCGTGTTCCCCGATCCGGGCGAGGGACCGACCCGAGAGGAGATCGAGAGCGGATATTTCACGGTCCGCGTGCTCGGCCGCGGAACCGCACCCGACGGCCCGTTCGTCGTGGAGGGTCGGATCGGCGCTGACCGGGATCCCGGCTACGGCGCGACCGCGAAGATGCTCGGCGAGGCCGCGATGTGTCTCGCCTGCGAGGAGATCGACTCGCCGCTCGAGGGCGGCGTTCTCACGCCGGCGTCGGGGATCGGCGATCCGCTCGCCGACAGGCTTCGACGGGCGGGGTTGGTCGTGGAAGTGGGCGAGTGGGACCGGACGGCATAG
- a CDS encoding ABC transporter permease produces the protein MSTDSTSAGPGSASGVGSVSPDSVRAIAKKDFQDSIRSWLFLFLSAFFLSILVLPTVLLWYLGGDVPTAEATTQGLVGTVHNVTRLVIPVIALVLGWKAIAGERESGSLKVMLSLPHSRTDVLLGKFLGRSAVLSLSLFVGFFFAAFVVALAFGGFDLTDYVGLFVVSVLYGLAYTSIAIALSSLARSTTVAGALAFGVFVLFYVVWETMLVAVDTLVQLDYLPGVEYTVTGPGGESIALERPHDVAFLFHSFDPGVAYRNVLSFVTSIAEQNPQVVRSMENAFGGSVPFYLQDWFAVVVLVFWIVVPLAVAIYRFRRVDL, from the coding sequence ATGAGTACCGATTCCACGTCCGCCGGTCCAGGGTCCGCTTCCGGCGTCGGCTCCGTCAGCCCGGACAGCGTTCGAGCCATCGCGAAGAAGGACTTCCAGGATTCGATCCGTTCGTGGCTGTTCCTCTTCCTGAGCGCCTTCTTCCTCTCGATCCTCGTGCTTCCGACGGTGTTGCTGTGGTACCTCGGCGGCGACGTCCCGACCGCGGAGGCGACGACACAGGGACTTGTCGGTACCGTCCACAACGTCACCAGGCTGGTCATCCCGGTGATCGCGCTGGTGCTCGGCTGGAAGGCCATCGCCGGCGAGCGCGAGTCGGGGAGCCTCAAGGTCATGCTCTCGCTGCCCCACTCCCGGACCGACGTCCTCCTCGGGAAGTTCCTCGGCCGCTCGGCAGTGCTGTCGCTGTCGCTGTTCGTCGGGTTCTTCTTCGCCGCGTTCGTCGTCGCCCTGGCGTTCGGCGGCTTCGACCTGACCGACTACGTCGGTCTGTTCGTGGTCTCGGTCCTCTACGGGCTGGCCTACACCAGCATCGCCATCGCACTGTCGTCGCTCGCCCGGTCGACGACGGTCGCCGGCGCGCTCGCGTTCGGCGTCTTCGTCCTGTTCTACGTCGTCTGGGAGACGATGCTCGTCGCCGTCGACACGCTGGTCCAACTCGATTACCTGCCGGGCGTCGAGTACACCGTTACCGGCCCCGGCGGGGAGTCGATCGCGCTCGAGCGACCCCACGACGTGGCGTTCCTCTTCCATAGCTTCGACCCTGGGGTCGCCTACCGGAACGTCCTCTCGTTCGTTACCTCGATCGCCGAACAGAACCCCCAGGTCGTCCGATCCATGGAGAACGCCTTCGGCGGGAGTGTCCCGTTCTACCTCCAGGACTGGTTCGCCGTCGTCGTCCTCGTGTTCTGGATCGTCGTCCCGCTCGCGGTCGCGATCTACCGGTTCCGGCGAGTCGACCTGTAA
- a CDS encoding excinuclease ABC subunit C produces the protein MNAEAVRERAGSLPREPGVYQFRADGTTLYVGKAVDLRDRVRSYADPRSARIRRMVDRADEIEIAVTDTETQALLLEANLIKRHQPRYNVRLKDDKSYPMVQLTDHPAPRIEITRDPDESATVFGPYTNKTQVETVVKALRETYGVRGCSDHKYENRDRPCLDYEMGLCTAPCTREIDLESYGEDATAVERFLEGETGILADPLRREMEAAAQEQNFERAANLRDRLETVEAFHGEGGEAVQSVGDERAVDVLGVAVEGGDATVARLRAEDGKLVDRERHTLEAPGGNDSDAAGEGGEDGGVPAVLAAFIVQYYAERNLPDALLLPERHGDEEVTAWLEAEGVSVRVPGAGREAKLVDLALKNARRNVGGRDECAMLADALDLETRRVERIEGFDVSHAQGKSAVGSDVTFVDGSAEKADYRRKKLEDENDDYANMKTLLEWRARRAVEGRDDRPDPDLLLIDGGEGQLEAARDALAEVGWDVPAVALAKAEERVVTPYREFSWPDDAPHLHLLQRVRDEAHRFAVQYHQTIRDDVTTVLDDVPGVGPETRKRLLGRFGSVENVREASLEDLRSVPGVGKKTAETIKSRL, from the coding sequence ATGAACGCCGAGGCGGTTCGCGAGCGCGCCGGCTCCCTGCCCCGCGAGCCGGGCGTCTACCAGTTCCGGGCCGACGGAACGACCCTCTACGTTGGGAAGGCGGTCGACCTTCGGGACCGCGTCCGTTCGTACGCCGACCCCCGAAGCGCGCGGATCCGGCGCATGGTCGATCGGGCCGACGAAATCGAGATCGCCGTCACCGACACCGAGACCCAGGCCCTGCTGCTCGAGGCGAACCTGATCAAGCGCCACCAGCCCCGGTACAACGTCCGGCTCAAGGACGACAAGTCCTACCCGATGGTCCAGTTGACGGACCACCCGGCCCCGCGGATCGAGATCACGCGGGACCCCGACGAGTCGGCGACCGTTTTCGGGCCCTACACCAACAAGACCCAGGTCGAGACCGTCGTGAAAGCCCTCAGGGAGACCTACGGCGTTCGCGGGTGTTCCGACCACAAGTACGAGAACCGCGACCGGCCGTGTCTCGACTACGAAATGGGGCTCTGTACCGCCCCCTGCACCCGCGAAATCGACCTCGAGAGCTACGGCGAGGACGCCACCGCGGTCGAACGCTTCCTCGAGGGCGAGACGGGGATCCTCGCGGACCCGCTGCGCCGGGAGATGGAGGCCGCGGCCCAGGAGCAGAACTTCGAACGCGCCGCCAACCTGCGGGATCGACTCGAGACCGTCGAGGCGTTCCACGGCGAGGGCGGCGAGGCCGTCCAGTCGGTCGGCGACGAACGGGCGGTCGACGTACTGGGGGTCGCCGTCGAGGGCGGGGACGCGACGGTCGCCCGTTTGCGGGCCGAGGACGGCAAACTCGTGGATCGGGAGCGACACACGCTCGAGGCTCCGGGGGGCAACGACAGCGACGCCGCAGGCGAGGGCGGGGAAGACGGCGGCGTCCCCGCCGTCCTCGCGGCCTTCATCGTCCAGTACTACGCCGAGCGGAACCTGCCCGACGCCCTCCTGCTCCCCGAACGCCACGGCGACGAGGAGGTGACGGCCTGGCTCGAGGCCGAGGGCGTTTCGGTTCGCGTCCCGGGTGCCGGCCGGGAGGCCAAACTGGTCGACCTCGCGCTGAAGAACGCCCGGCGCAACGTCGGCGGCCGCGACGAATGTGCGATGCTCGCCGACGCGCTGGACCTCGAGACCCGGCGCGTCGAGCGCATCGAGGGGTTCGACGTGAGCCACGCCCAGGGGAAGTCGGCGGTCGGCAGCGACGTCACCTTCGTCGACGGCAGCGCCGAGAAGGCCGACTACCGGCGGAAGAAACTCGAAGACGAGAACGACGACTACGCGAACATGAAGACGTTACTCGAGTGGCGCGCCCGACGGGCCGTCGAGGGACGGGACGACCGGCCGGACCCCGACCTGCTGTTGATCGACGGCGGCGAGGGGCAACTCGAGGCGGCCCGCGACGCGCTCGCCGAAGTCGGGTGGGACGTCCCCGCGGTCGCCCTGGCGAAGGCCGAGGAGCGCGTCGTCACCCCGTACCGCGAGTTTTCCTGGCCGGACGACGCGCCACACCTGCATCTCCTCCAGCGGGTGCGCGACGAGGCCCACCGCTTCGCTGTGCAGTACCACCAGACGATCCGCGACGACGTGACGACGGTGCTCGACGACGTACCCGGCGTCGGCCCCGAGACCCGGAAACGGCTGCTCGGCCGGTTCGGCAGCGTCGAGAACGTCCGGGAAGCGAGCCTCGAGGACCTCCGGAGCGTCCCCGGCGTCGGCAAGAAGACCGCGGAGACGATCAAGTCCCGGCTCTGA
- a CDS encoding SUI1 family translation initiation factor, which translates to MANEDDELEDMLEELDSQGDLDASQQLLSIRTESRRYDKPVTIVEGFDLPKSDLKSIASDLKSSLGTGGTVGEDHIELQGDHRDRVPDLLREHGFDVGT; encoded by the coding sequence ATGGCAAACGAGGACGACGAACTCGAGGACATGCTCGAGGAACTCGACAGTCAGGGGGACCTCGACGCGTCCCAGCAACTGCTCTCGATCCGCACCGAGAGTCGCCGCTACGACAAGCCAGTGACGATCGTCGAGGGGTTCGACCTTCCGAAATCGGATCTCAAATCGATCGCCTCGGACCTCAAGTCGTCGCTCGGCACCGGCGGCACCGTCGGCGAAGACCACATCGAACTGCAGGGCGACCACCGCGACCGCGTGCCGGACCTGCTCCGCGAGCACGGGTTCGACGTAGGAACGTGA
- a CDS encoding GNAT family N-acetyltransferase produces MEIRPATAADREAIREVARDTWHDTYDELDADTIDETIDDWYGEAELERALSEAGTALLVAEVDDEVVGFTHGVVQGDEGDVLRMYVHPDHQREGVGTTLHERLRDDLEDFNMKRMRAIDFASNDGGRAFYERLGFEQTGEGEVEIGGEERKEVVYTLEL; encoded by the coding sequence ATGGAGATCCGACCGGCTACCGCCGCCGACCGCGAAGCGATCCGGGAGGTCGCCCGCGACACCTGGCACGACACCTACGACGAACTCGACGCCGACACCATCGACGAGACGATCGACGACTGGTACGGCGAGGCGGAACTCGAGCGCGCCCTCTCGGAGGCGGGGACAGCGCTGCTCGTCGCCGAGGTCGACGACGAGGTCGTGGGGTTCACCCACGGCGTCGTCCAGGGCGACGAGGGCGACGTCCTCCGGATGTACGTCCACCCCGACCACCAGCGCGAGGGGGTCGGCACCACGTTACACGAACGGCTCCGGGACGACCTCGAGGACTTCAACATGAAACGCATGCGGGCGATCGACTTCGCCTCGAACGACGGCGGACGCGCATTCTACGAGCGACTGGGCTTCGAACAAACGGGCGAGGGCGAAGTCGAGATCGGCGGCGAGGAGCGGAAGGAAGTGGTCTACACGCTCGAATTGTAG
- a CDS encoding putative manganese transporter, translating to MNDVLAILLESLRDGYVQVSAFVAVTVLAFGLIQYRTNGAVLAALEENEKLQVPFGGLLGLTPGCGGAIVVMPLYVRGSVSFGTVVATLGATAGDSAFVILALAPEAAVYAYAIAFAASVVTGYLVDSVGLGVSRVDAAVAKLSPATPDGGTVVDGGVRPNPAHDYAGPAPTHAHETGPDRHSRVLTPLSHLAHVLWWLAAVAGLVLGTLYLLWGGPEVPITAGADFAGLFTVVGIVGALLSLYLYLVGRHYVGEGEVARARDSFSSVYDTLTHAAMETSFVTVWVLVAFLVYEYFVLVSGANVATLAAAAGVLAPIGGAAVGLIPGCGPQILLASVYADGGLPFSALTANAIAQDGDALFPLLAVDAKAAVVATIYNFLPAVVVGVALNLLWGPVFGMAEFGFGVL from the coding sequence ATGAACGACGTGCTCGCGATCCTCCTCGAGTCCCTCCGGGACGGCTACGTCCAGGTGAGCGCGTTCGTCGCCGTGACGGTGCTCGCGTTCGGACTGATCCAGTATCGGACGAACGGGGCCGTGCTCGCCGCGCTCGAGGAGAACGAGAAATTGCAGGTCCCGTTCGGGGGGCTGCTGGGGCTGACTCCGGGCTGTGGCGGCGCGATCGTCGTCATGCCGCTGTACGTCCGCGGGAGCGTCAGTTTCGGGACCGTCGTCGCGACGCTGGGGGCGACCGCGGGCGACTCCGCGTTCGTCATCCTCGCGCTCGCACCCGAGGCGGCGGTGTACGCCTACGCCATCGCGTTCGCGGCCTCGGTCGTCACCGGCTACCTGGTCGACTCGGTCGGCCTCGGCGTCTCGCGTGTCGACGCCGCGGTCGCGAAACTCTCCCCCGCTACCCCGGACGGCGGGACCGTGGTCGACGGCGGCGTCCGGCCGAATCCCGCCCACGACTACGCCGGGCCCGCACCGACTCACGCCCACGAGACCGGCCCCGACCGTCACTCTCGAGTACTTACGCCCCTCTCGCACCTCGCGCACGTCCTGTGGTGGCTGGCTGCCGTCGCCGGGCTGGTTCTCGGCACGCTGTACCTGCTGTGGGGCGGTCCCGAGGTGCCGATCACTGCGGGGGCGGACTTCGCCGGGCTGTTCACGGTCGTCGGCATCGTCGGCGCGCTGCTATCGCTGTACCTCTACCTGGTCGGCCGCCACTACGTCGGCGAGGGCGAGGTCGCGCGGGCCAGGGACTCCTTCTCGTCGGTCTACGATACGCTGACCCACGCCGCGATGGAGACCAGTTTCGTCACCGTCTGGGTGCTCGTGGCTTTCCTCGTCTACGAGTACTTCGTCCTGGTTTCGGGTGCGAACGTCGCGACCCTCGCGGCGGCGGCGGGCGTGCTGGCCCCGATCGGCGGCGCGGCCGTGGGGCTGATTCCCGGCTGTGGGCCACAGATCCTGCTGGCCAGCGTCTACGCCGACGGCGGACTCCCCTTCTCCGCGCTCACGGCCAACGCTATCGCCCAGGACGGCGACGCCCTGTTCCCGCTGCTGGCCGTCGACGCGAAGGCAGCGGTGGTAGCGACTATCTACAACTTCCTGCCGGCCGTCGTCGTCGGGGTCGCGCTCAACCTGCTGTGGGGGCCCGTCTTCGGGATGGCGGAGTTCGGGTTCGGGGTGCTGTGA
- a CDS encoding helix-turn-helix domain-containing protein → MSIVAEFSVKSDDFALNHALTEAPHMVVEIEQVVATMEDEVMPYFWVSGGDHAEFEAAFEQDDSVTNIAAIDAVDEARLYRAEWTRNVETIVYAYVELGATILQAVGRDRNWELRMRFDDREALSRFQAYCEEHGISFDLNRIQEQEQPMASAQYDLTTKQRETLVTALEEGYYEVPQGISMSELADRLGISQQALSKRFHAAHENLITSTLTFSDPDDE, encoded by the coding sequence ATGAGTATCGTCGCGGAGTTTTCGGTCAAATCGGACGATTTTGCGCTGAATCACGCGCTCACGGAAGCGCCCCACATGGTCGTCGAGATCGAGCAGGTAGTGGCGACGATGGAGGACGAGGTGATGCCGTACTTCTGGGTGAGCGGCGGCGATCACGCGGAGTTCGAGGCGGCGTTCGAACAGGACGACTCGGTGACGAACATCGCTGCTATCGATGCAGTGGACGAGGCCAGGTTGTACCGCGCCGAGTGGACGCGAAACGTCGAAACGATCGTCTACGCCTACGTCGAACTCGGGGCAACGATCCTCCAGGCGGTCGGCAGGGACCGGAACTGGGAACTGCGGATGCGGTTCGACGATCGGGAGGCCCTCTCTCGGTTTCAGGCGTACTGCGAGGAACACGGCATCTCGTTCGACCTCAACCGGATTCAGGAGCAAGAACAGCCCATGGCGAGCGCACAGTACGATCTCACGACGAAACAACGCGAGACGCTCGTCACCGCGCTCGAGGAGGGCTACTACGAGGTCCCACAGGGGATCTCGATGAGCGAACTGGCGGATCGGCTCGGGATTTCCCAACAGGCCCTTTCGAAGCGGTTTCACGCCGCACACGAGAACCTCATCACGAGTACGCTGACGTTCTCGGATCCCGACGACGAGTAG
- the uvrB gene encoding excinuclease ABC subunit UvrB codes for MTDTRGPLQPDRPDVDRPFEVDAPFDPAGDQPEAIEQLADGFRQGMDKQTLLGVTGSGKTNTVSWLIEEIQKPTLVIAHNKTLAAQLYEEFRNLFPENAVEYFVSYYDYYQPEAYVEQTDTYIDKDASINDEIDRLRHSATRSLLTREDVIVVASVSAIYGLGDPRNYVDMSMRLEVGEEVGRDELLARLVDLNYERNDVDFTQGTFRVRGDTIEIYPMYGRYAVRVELWGDEIDRMVKVDPLEGKTQGDQQAVLIHPAEHYSIPETKLERAMEEIREDLDERISYFERQGDMIAAQRIDERTTFDLEMMQETGYCSGIENYSVYLSDRESGEAPYTLLDYFPEDFLTVVDESHQTLPQIRGQYEGDKSRKDSLVENGFRLPTSYDNRPLTFDEFEEKTNKTLYVSATPGDYERDHSDQIVEQIVRPTHLVDPEVEVSPASGQIDDLMDRIDERIERDERTLVTTLTKRMAEDLTEYLEEAGVDVEYMHDETDTLERHEIIRSLRLGEIDVLVGINLLREGLDIPEVSLVGILDADQEGFLRSETTLIQTMGRAARNVNGKVVLYADDPSNAMESAIEETRRRRRIQREYNEEHGFEPTTIEKEVSEANLPGSKTDTTEVSGRSLEDAEEAARYIDELEERMQEAASNLEFELAADIRDRIREVREEFDLEGEEDEGIAPPTEEF; via the coding sequence GTGACCGATACGCGAGGCCCCCTTCAGCCGGACCGACCCGACGTCGATCGTCCGTTCGAGGTCGACGCGCCGTTCGATCCCGCGGGCGACCAGCCCGAGGCGATCGAACAACTGGCCGACGGCTTCCGGCAGGGGATGGACAAACAGACCCTGCTGGGCGTCACCGGCTCCGGGAAGACCAACACCGTCTCGTGGCTGATCGAGGAGATCCAGAAACCGACGCTGGTGATCGCCCACAACAAGACGCTCGCGGCGCAGTTGTACGAGGAGTTCCGGAACCTCTTTCCCGAGAACGCCGTCGAGTACTTCGTCTCCTACTACGACTACTACCAGCCCGAGGCCTACGTCGAGCAGACCGACACCTACATCGACAAGGACGCCTCGATCAACGACGAGATCGACCGGCTGCGCCACTCGGCCACCCGGTCCCTGCTCACCCGCGAGGACGTCATCGTCGTCGCCTCCGTCTCCGCCATCTACGGGCTGGGTGACCCGCGGAACTACGTCGACATGTCGATGCGCCTCGAGGTCGGCGAGGAGGTCGGACGCGACGAACTGCTGGCGCGGCTCGTCGATCTGAACTACGAGCGCAACGACGTCGACTTCACCCAGGGGACCTTCCGCGTGCGGGGCGACACGATCGAGATCTACCCGATGTACGGCCGCTATGCGGTTCGTGTGGAGCTGTGGGGCGACGAGATCGATCGCATGGTCAAGGTCGACCCCCTCGAGGGGAAGACGCAGGGCGACCAGCAGGCGGTTCTGATCCACCCGGCGGAACACTACTCGATCCCCGAGACGAAACTCGAGCGGGCGATGGAGGAGATCCGGGAGGATCTGGACGAGCGCATCTCCTACTTCGAACGCCAGGGCGACATGATCGCCGCCCAGCGCATCGATGAACGGACGACGTTCGACCTCGAGATGATGCAGGAGACCGGCTACTGTTCCGGGATCGAGAACTACTCGGTCTACCTCTCGGATCGGGAGTCGGGCGAGGCGCCCTACACCCTGCTGGACTACTTCCCCGAGGACTTCCTGACGGTCGTCGACGAGTCCCACCAGACGCTCCCGCAGATTCGCGGCCAGTACGAGGGCGACAAGTCCCGAAAGGACTCGCTGGTCGAGAACGGGTTCCGGCTGCCGACCAGCTACGACAACCGCCCGCTCACGTTCGACGAGTTCGAGGAAAAGACGAACAAGACGCTGTACGTCTCGGCGACGCCGGGCGACTACGAGCGCGATCACAGCGATCAGATCGTCGAACAGATCGTTCGGCCTACGCATCTGGTCGACCCCGAGGTCGAGGTCTCGCCGGCCAGCGGCCAGATCGACGACCTGATGGACCGCATCGACGAGCGCATCGAACGCGACGAACGGACGCTGGTCACCACGCTCACCAAGCGGATGGCCGAGGACCTCACCGAGTACTTGGAGGAGGCCGGCGTCGACGTCGAGTACATGCACGACGAGACCGACACCCTCGAGCGCCACGAGATCATCCGCTCCCTTCGGTTGGGGGAGATCGACGTGCTCGTCGGGATCAACCTCCTGCGGGAGGGACTGGACATCCCCGAGGTCTCGCTCGTGGGCATCCTGGACGCCGACCAGGAGGGGTTCCTGCGCTCGGAGACGACGCTGATCCAGACGATGGGGCGGGCAGCGCGCAACGTCAACGGGAAGGTCGTCCTCTACGCCGACGATCCCTCGAATGCGATGGAGTCGGCCATCGAGGAGACCCGCCGTCGTCGCCGCATCCAGCGGGAGTACAACGAGGAACACGGCTTCGAACCCACGACGATCGAGAAGGAGGTCAGCGAGGCGAACCTGCCCGGCAGCAAGACCGACACGACCGAGGTCTCGGGCCGGTCGCTCGAGGACGCCGAGGAGGCCGCCCGCTACATCGACGAACTCGAGGAGCGGATGCAGGAGGCGGCGAGCAACCTCGAGTTCGAGTTGGCGGCCGACATCCGGGATCGCATCCGTGAGGTCCGCGAGGAGTTCGACCTCGAAGGCGAGGAAGACGAGGGGATCGCGCCGCCGACCGAGGAGTTCTAG
- a CDS encoding IclR family transcriptional regulator, which translates to MATPGSDGIQAVDRAFDIVESLNDLDGAGVSELADHVDLPKSTVHNHLKTLERGEYVVRDGDEYRTSLKFLQLSETARTQQELYRVARSEVDQLAEKTGEISALMTEEHGRGVFLYRSRGSEAARIDTCVGDRVPIHCTALGKAILAFLPEERRTEIIDRHGLSAVSPNTITDREVLAEELESVREERIAYDDEERLNGLRSVAAPILDGSGSVIGSISVAGPTHRMRGDRFETAVPETVLGIANVIELNLEHS; encoded by the coding sequence ATGGCAACACCCGGCTCCGACGGAATACAGGCTGTCGATCGGGCGTTCGACATCGTGGAATCACTGAACGACCTCGACGGGGCGGGCGTCTCGGAACTGGCCGACCACGTGGATCTCCCGAAGAGTACCGTTCACAATCACCTGAAGACGCTCGAGCGCGGCGAGTACGTCGTCCGGGACGGCGACGAGTACCGGACGAGCCTGAAGTTCCTTCAACTCAGCGAGACGGCCCGGACCCAGCAGGAACTCTACCGGGTCGCCCGTTCGGAGGTCGACCAGTTGGCCGAGAAGACGGGCGAAATCTCGGCCCTGATGACGGAGGAGCACGGTCGCGGCGTCTTCCTCTACCGCAGCCGCGGGTCCGAAGCCGCCCGCATCGACACCTGCGTCGGGGACCGGGTCCCGATCCACTGTACGGCACTCGGCAAGGCGATCCTGGCCTTCCTGCCGGAGGAGCGCCGAACCGAGATCATCGACCGTCACGGGCTGTCGGCGGTCAGCCCGAACACCATCACGGATCGCGAGGTCCTGGCCGAAGAACTCGAGTCGGTCCGGGAGGAACGCATCGCCTACGACGACGAGGAGCGGCTGAACGGGCTCCGAAGCGTCGCAGCGCCGATCCTCGACGGCTCGGGGTCGGTAATCGGCTCGATCAGCGTGGCCGGGCCGACCCACCGCATGCGGGGCGACCGCTTCGAGACGGCGGTGCCCGAGACGGTGCTCGGAATCGCGAACGTGATCGAACTCAACCTCGAGCACTCCTGA
- a CDS encoding XdhC family protein, which produces MIDSEPTDPWGVPRLELFERLERSLEGDGERAVATVVGVDGSAYRRPGAKMLLGSDGSTYGGITAGCLEGPLREVAGEVLADGSPTVVTFDLTDDDDGWGLGLGCEGVVDVLVEPVDDSWSDPVEAFGAGERRATVTVVDGTDSLPVGARTTVPAEGEPIDPDDRPAVPENVLEAVLADARERAADGRWERRTVATDGGDVDLFVDGIEPVKRLLVFGGQPDVRPVTRLAREVGLEVTVATARGAQADESSFPRADRVVATHPSDLGDLVDDRTFVVVMSHNLLDDRLALEALLSTPAPFIGLMGPRERFERLRDDLQEESVTLTDEDRDRIASPVGLDLGGGEPVEIALSIVSEVLAVSNDREGGRLRDRAGPIHERSPSEPSEPSPPSD; this is translated from the coding sequence ATGATCGACAGCGAACCGACGGATCCGTGGGGCGTTCCCCGGCTCGAGCTGTTCGAACGCCTCGAGCGGTCCCTCGAGGGCGACGGGGAGCGTGCGGTGGCCACGGTAGTTGGCGTCGACGGCTCCGCCTACCGGCGGCCCGGCGCGAAGATGCTCCTCGGGAGCGACGGATCGACCTACGGCGGCATCACCGCCGGCTGTCTCGAGGGTCCACTCCGAGAGGTCGCAGGAGAGGTCCTGGCGGACGGCTCTCCGACCGTCGTCACGTTCGACCTGACCGACGACGATGACGGGTGGGGGCTGGGGCTGGGCTGTGAAGGGGTCGTCGACGTCCTCGTCGAACCCGTAGACGACTCCTGGAGCGACCCCGTCGAGGCGTTCGGAGCCGGCGAACGACGGGCGACGGTAACCGTGGTCGACGGCACCGACTCGCTCCCGGTCGGCGCACGAACGACCGTTCCCGCCGAGGGCGAGCCGATCGACCCCGACGACCGGCCGGCCGTCCCCGAGAACGTCCTCGAGGCGGTTCTCGCGGACGCCCGCGAGCGAGCAGCCGACGGCCGCTGGGAGCGCCGGACCGTCGCGACCGACGGCGGGGACGTCGACCTCTTCGTCGACGGGATCGAGCCCGTAAAACGCCTGCTCGTCTTCGGCGGCCAGCCGGACGTCCGGCCGGTGACGCGGCTGGCCCGTGAGGTCGGCCTCGAGGTGACGGTGGCGACGGCCCGCGGGGCACAGGCCGACGAATCGTCGTTCCCGCGAGCGGATCGGGTCGTGGCGACCCACCCGAGCGACCTCGGGGACCTGGTCGACGACCGCACGTTCGTCGTCGTCATGTCCCACAACCTTCTCGACGACCGACTCGCACTCGAGGCGCTCCTGTCGACGCCGGCGCCGTTCATCGGGCTGATGGGGCCGCGCGAGCGGTTCGAGCGGCTACGGGACGACCTGCAGGAAGAAAGCGTGACGCTGACGGACGAGGACCGGGACCGGATCGCCTCGCCCGTCGGGCTGGACCTGGGCGGGGGCGAACCCGTGGAGATCGCGCTCAGTATCGTCTCGGAGGTACTCGCGGTGAGTAACGATCGAGAGGGAGGACGGCTCCGCGACCGTGCGGGGCCGATTCACGAGCGGTCGCCGTCCGAGCCGTCGGAACCGTCGCC